The genomic DNA CGACGAGCTGCTGGTGTCGCAGCCCGACTCCGGCGAGCAGGCCCTGGAGATCTCGGACCTGCTGGTGCGCTCGGGCGCGCTCGACATCCTGGTGATCGACTCGGTGGCCGCCCTGGTGCCCCGCGCCGAGATCGAGGGCGAGATGGGCGACTCCCACGTGGGGTTGCAGGCCCGGCTGATGTCGCAGGCGATGCGGAAGCTGAACGGGTCGCTGTCCCGATTCGAGACCACGGCCATCTTCATCAACCAGCTGCGGGAGAAGATCGGGGTCATGTTCGGCAACCCGGAGACCACACCGGGCGGGCGGGCCCTCAAGTTCTACTCGTCGGTGCGCCTGGACGTCCGCAAGATCGAGAACCTCAAGGACGGCACCGAGGTGGTCGGCTCCCGGACCCGGGTGAAGGTGGTCAAGAACAAGGTGGCTCCGCCGTTCCGGCAGTGCGAATTCGACATCATGTACGGCAAGGGGATCTCCAAGGAAGGGTCGCTGCTCGACGTCGGCGTCGACACCGAGATCGTCAAGAAGTCGGGAGCGTGGTTCACCTACGAGGGCGAGCAGCTCGGCCAGGGGCGGGAGAACGCCCGGCAGTTCCTGGCGGAGCATCCCGAGGTGACCGCCGACATCGAGCGAAGGGTCCGCGAGGCAGTGGGCCTGACGGCGTTCGCCGCGGACGGGGACGAGGTGGTCGACGTGACCGCCATCGAGGACACACCCGCCTCGAAGGGCAGGGCGAAGCAGGAGGAGCCCACCGGGGTGCCGGCCGGCTGATCGGGGAAGGGGCTTGGCGGCAACCAGGAGGGTTTCCCGGCGCGCCCCCCTCCCCGGGCAGAGCGCCCCGCTCGGGGAGGGGGAGGGCGTCTTCGTTCACGAGCCCGCGCCCGCGGGCATCGCAGCGGATGCGGACTCCGGTGCGGACAGGTCCGGGGGGGAGGATCGGCGGCCCCGCGGAACCGCTCGCGACGGGGCCCTGCGACTGCTGACCTTCCGTGCCAGGAGCCGCCGCGAGCTGCGGGACCGGCTCCTGCGAGCGGGGTTCGACGCGGCCGAGGTGGACGACGCCCTGGACGGCCTCGAGGCCGTGGGGTTGATCGACGACCGGCGGCTGGCCGAGGCGGTGGTGGAGCACGCGGTCACCGTGCGGATGGCGGGGCGCCGGTCGGTCGTGGGCGCCCTTCGGGCGCGGCGAATCGACTCGGACGTCGCCGAGGACGTCCTGGGCGGGGCCGACCCGGCCGGGGACGAGCACCAGCGGGCCCACGACCTGGCCGCTCGTCGCGCTGCCCGTCTCCGAGGGTTGGAGCCAGAGGTCGCGTTCCGGCGGCTCGCCTCCTTCCTGGCCCGGCGGGGCTACTCTCCCGGGCTGGCCCGGGAGGCCGCGGCCCGCGCGCTCGCCGTGGGCCCGGACGGCGAGGCCTGAGCGAACAGCGGAGCAATCTTGCAGCCTGCAGGGGAAAGCCGTACATTGTGAATTTGAGAGGCTGGATTGAAATCTGACTGTTCGACGGGAATTGGCAAGCGTGAACTCGTCATCGGAGCATCAGGAAGTGAAACGTTTCAGGAGGCGGGGGTGTCGAGAGCCCTGAAGGGCCCGGACCCGCGTCCTGATCTGATCTGACCCATACCCCCGCCGAGCAGCAGGCATCCGCCCTCCATGCGCTTTCTCATGTTAGGAGGCAACGATGCCCTGGCTGATTGCAGTGATCGCACTGATCGTAGGGGCTGCCGGCGGAGTGCTGGCTCGCAAGCACCTGGTGTCCTCGAGAGTCCAGACCGCCGAGACCCGGGCCGAGAAGCTGGTCCTGGACGCCGAGCGCGAGGCCCAGCTCCGGGTCCAGCAGTCCCTACAGGAGGTAAAGGAAGAGATCGCCGCCATGCGGCGGGAGGCGGAGGAGGACGTCCGCCAGCGCCGCACGGAGGTGAAGCAGCAGGAGGAACGCTTGACCCGGCGGGAGGACGCGCAGGACCAGAAGCTCGCCGAGATCCAGCGGCGCGACCAGGAGCTCCGCAAGCGCGACCAGGACCTTGAACGGATCCGGGGGCAGCTGGAGAAGGCCGCCGAACAGCAGCGCCGCCAGCTCGAGGTCGTGGCCAGGATGACGGCCACGGAGGCCCGCGAGGCCCTCACCAACCAGGTGGTCGCCGATGCCAAGCGCGCGGCCATGGGGACCATCCGGGAGATCGAGCAGCAGGCCCGGGAAGAGGGCGAGCAGCGGGCCCGGAAGATCGTCACCATCGCCATCCAGCGGGTGGCCTCCGAGCAGACCGCCGAGTCCACCGTCTCCGTGTTCCCCCTGCCGTCCGACGACATGAAGGGCCGCATCATCGGCCGGGAGGGCCGCAACATCCGGGCCTTCGAGGCCCTCACCGGCGTGAACCTGATCATCGACGACACCCCCGAGGCCGTGGTGCTGTCGTGCTTCGACCCCGTGCGCCGGGAGACCGCCCGCCTGACCCTGGAGAAGCTGGTCTCCGACGGACGCATCCATCCCGCCCGCATCGAGGAGATGTACGAGCGGTCCACCCGCGAGGTGGAGGAGGCCATCAAGCGAGCGGGGGAGGAGGCCCTGGACGACGTCGGGATCACCGACGTCCACCCCGAGATGGTGAAGGTGCTGGGGCGCCTGCGGTACCGCACCTCGTACGGCCAGAACGTGCTCAAGCACCTCGTCGAGTCGGCGCACATCGGGGCCGGCCTGGCGGCCGAGCTGGGGGTCGATCCGCGACTGGTGAAGCGGTGCGCCCTCATGCACGACATCGGCAAGGCCGTCACCCACGAGGTCGAGGGCTCGCACGCGCTGATCGGGGCCGAGCTGGCTCGCCGGCTGAAGGAGCCGCCGGAGGTCGTCCACGCTATCGAGTCGCATCACGGCGAGGTGGAGCAGCGCACCATCGAGGCGGTGCTGGCCCAGGTGGCCGACCAGATCTCCGGAGGCCGTCCGGGAGCGCGCCGGGAGTCGCTGGAGACCTACGTGAAGCGCCTGGAGCGGCTGGAGGAGATCTGCACCTCCCATTCCGGGGTGGAGAAGACCTTCGCCATGCAGGCCGGGCGGGAGGTCCGGGTCATGGTCAAGCCGGAGTCCGTGGACGACCTGGCCGCCCAGGTCCTGGCCAGGGACATCGCGAAGCAGGTCGAGGAGGAGCTCCAGTACCCCGGGCAGATCAAGATCACCGTGGTGCGGGAGACCCGCGCGGTCGAGTTCGCGAAATAGCCCCCGGGCCCCGCCGGTCCGGAGCCCAAGGACCGGGGATACGCGCCTGCTCCCGCAGCCGTGCCCACCGCTTCCTACAGCACGGCCGGGTTGGCGGCGCGCATCGCGCTGACCCTGCTGGGAGCGGCCGGGCTGATCATCGGTGCGTTCATGAACTGGATCGGCGGGACCCGGGGGGGGTCCGGCTGGACGACCGGGCGCTGTACCAGACCACCTTCACGACCACCGGGCAGTTCTGGCGCACGGTCGGCTTCGCCATGATCGTGCTCGGCCTGATGGCCATCGTGGGGCTGGCGGCGAGGTCCGGCTGGCTGACCCGGCTGGCGGGAGCGCTCGGCATGGCCGGGTTCGTGCTGTTCGTGATCGAGCTATACCGGGCTCCCACCGACACCCTTCCCGGGGTCGGCGCGTGGGGGTGACCACGCTCACCGCGGTCGAGTAGCCCATCCGGCTGGCCCTTTTCGAAGCGGCCGCTCACGCCTCTGTTAGATTCGGGCACGTGAGCGGCCGTTTCCTCCTTCGCACCTTCGGGTGCCAGATGAACGCGCACGACTCCGAGCGGATCGCCGGGCTGCTCCAGGCGGACGGGCTGGTCCCCACCGAGGAGGTCGGCGACGCGGAGGTCGTGGTGTTCAACACCTGCGCGGTCCGCGAGAACGCCGACAACCGCCTGTACGGCCAGCTGGGACACCTGAAGCCGCTCAAGGACCGGAATCCCGGCATGCGAATCGTGGTGGCGGGGTGCCTGGCCCAGAAGGACCAGGGCACCATCCTGGAGCGAGCTCCGTGGGTGGACGTCGTCGTCGGGACGCACGCCCTGGGGTCGCTCATGGACCTCCTCGACCGGGCTCGGTCGGATGGCCCCCAGATGGACGTCCGGGAGTACACCGAGGTGTTCCCCAGCGCCCTCCCGGCGGTCCGGGGCGACCGGCACCGGGCCTGGGTGTCGGTCAGCGTGGGGTGCGACAACCGCTGCACGTTCTGCATCGTGCCGCTGGTCCGGGGGGCCCAGCGATCCCGCGCCCTCGGCGACGTCCTGGCGGAGGTCCAGGGGCTGGCCCGGGCAGGTGTCGTCGAGGTCACCCTGCTGGGCCAGAACGTGAACACGTACGGCCGCGACATCACCGTTCCCGGATCGAGCCGGCGCCCGCTGTTCGCCGATCTGCTGCGCACCGTGAACGAGGTGGAGGGCATCCGGCGCATCCGGTTCACCAGCCCGCACCCTGCCCACTTCACCGACGACGTCATCGCTGCCATGGCCGAGTGCGAGCGGGTGTGCGAGCACATCCACTTCCCGCTCCAGTCGGGCTCTGACCGGGTGCTGCACCTGATGAACCGGTCGTACCGTCAGGCCCGCTACCTCGCCTGGGTGCGCCGGATCCGGGCAGCCATCCCGGGCATCGCGATGTCCACGGACATCATCGTGGGGTTCCCCGGCGAGACCGAGGACGACTTCCGCCAGACCCTGTGCGTGGTGGAGGAAGCCCGGTTCGACTCCGCCTACACGTTCCAGTACTCGCCTCGGGCCGGAACGCGCGCGGCGGGCTTCGAGGAGCAGGTCCCGAAAGAGGTGGTCCAGGAGCGGTTCGAGCGGCTGGTGACGCTCCAGGAGGGGATCTCGCTCCAACGCAACCGAGCGCTCGTGGGGCAGACGGTCGAGGTGCTGGTGGAGGGCGAGGGACGAAAGGGCGGGCCGCAGGGCCGGACCCGCACCAACAAGGTCGTCCACTTCGACGGCCGGGCCGAGCCGGGCGAGTTCCTGGAGGTCCTGGTGACGGCCGCGCACCCGCACCACCTCACCGCCCGCCCCGTTCGGGAGCCGGCGGCCGCCGCGGCCCGGTCGTGACCCTGCTCGCGCTGGTCGGCCCCACCGCTTCGGGGAAGACCGAGGCCGGGATCGCCCTGGCGGAGCGCCTCGCTGCGGAGATCGTCTCGGTCGACTCCATGCTGGTCTACCGGCGGATGGACGTGGGAACGGCGAAGCCCACGACGGCCCAGCGGGCCCGCGTTCCCCACCACCTGTTGGACGTGGCGGAGCCGGGGGAGACGTTCTCGGTGGCCCGGTTCCAGGAGCTGGCCCGAGCCGCGGTGGACGACATCGAGCGGCGGGGGCGCCGCCCGCTGCTGGTGGGCGGCTCGGGGCTGTACTTCCGGGCCGTCGTGGACGGGCTGGACTTCCCGGGAACCGACCCCGAGGTCCGGCGGGAGCTCGAGACCGAGGCCGTGGCGGTGGGCGCCCGGCCCCTCCACGACCGCCTGCGGTCCTTCGACCCGGCCGCGGCGGGCAAGATCGAACCCGCCAACGTCCGGCGGACCGTGCGGGCCCTGGAGGTCGCGGCGGTGACGGGTCGCCCGTTCTCCAGCTACGCGGAAGCCTGGGAGGAGTTCCCGGCGGGGCGGGTCCGTGCGGCGGGGATCGGGATGGACCCGGCCGTGCTCCGCGAACGGATCGAGGGGCGGATCCGGCACATGGTCGCCGCCGGGTTCGTGGAGGAGGTCCGGGCGCTGGTGGCGGACGGGCTGGGTCCATCCCTCACCGCCAGCCAGGCCATCGGGTACGCTGAGATGGTCCACCACCTGGCCGGCCGGATCAGCCTGGAGGACGCCGTCGCCAGCACGGTGAAGCGAACGCGAGCGCTGGCCAGGCGGCAGATGGCGTGGTTCCGGCGCGATCCCCGGATCCGGTGGTTCCCGGTGGGCCCGGAGGGGGCGAAGGCGGTCGTCGACGATCTCCTGGAGCACTACGGCGATGGGTGACCTGCACGTGGACGTGGATGTGGAGGCGATGCCGGGCGACCTCGGTTCGCGGGTGGACCCGGACGTCCCCACCGTCCGGTCGTTCGCCAAGTACCACGGCACGGGCAACGACTTCGTCATGGTGGAGGACCCCGACGACCACATCCGCCTGTCCCCCCAGCTGATCGCCGCGCTGTGCGACCGGCACTTCGGGGTGGGCGCCGACGGGCTCATCCGGGTCACCGCCGGCCGGGGGGCGGCCCGGGCCGGGCTGGACGACCAGGCCGGCCGGGCGGACTTCTTCATGGACTACCACAACGCGGACGGCGGGCCGGCCGAGATGTGCGGGAACGGCATCCGGTGCCTGGGGAAGCTCGCGTACGAGCGGGGGCTCACGAAGAAGGCCGAGCTCGACGTCGCGACCCGCGGAGGCCTGAAGCACATCGTCCTGGACGTGCACGAGGGCGAGGTCCGTTCCGTGACCGTGGACATGGGG from Actinomycetota bacterium includes the following:
- the recA gene encoding recombinase RecA, producing MDRDKMLDVALSQIEKQYGKGAVMRLGEHPAGQGISVIPTGSMALDIALGIGGIPRGRIVEVFGPEGSGKTTVCLHMIAEAQRYGGIAVFVDAEHALDPTYARALGVNIDELLVSQPDSGEQALEISDLLVRSGALDILVIDSVAALVPRAEIEGEMGDSHVGLQARLMSQAMRKLNGSLSRFETTAIFINQLREKIGVMFGNPETTPGGRALKFYSSVRLDVRKIENLKDGTEVVGSRTRVKVVKNKVAPPFRQCEFDIMYGKGISKEGSLLDVGVDTEIVKKSGAWFTYEGEQLGQGRENARQFLAEHPEVTADIERRVREAVGLTAFAADGDEVVDVTAIEDTPASKGRAKQEEPTGVPAG
- a CDS encoding RecX family transcriptional regulator, with the protein product MAATRRVSRRAPLPGQSAPLGEGEGVFVHEPAPAGIAADADSGADRSGGEDRRPRGTARDGALRLLTFRARSRRELRDRLLRAGFDAAEVDDALDGLEAVGLIDDRRLAEAVVEHAVTVRMAGRRSVVGALRARRIDSDVAEDVLGGADPAGDEHQRAHDLAARRAARLRGLEPEVAFRRLASFLARRGYSPGLAREAAARALAVGPDGEA
- the rny gene encoding ribonuclease Y translates to MPWLIAVIALIVGAAGGVLARKHLVSSRVQTAETRAEKLVLDAEREAQLRVQQSLQEVKEEIAAMRREAEEDVRQRRTEVKQQEERLTRREDAQDQKLAEIQRRDQELRKRDQDLERIRGQLEKAAEQQRRQLEVVARMTATEAREALTNQVVADAKRAAMGTIREIEQQAREEGEQRARKIVTIAIQRVASEQTAESTVSVFPLPSDDMKGRIIGREGRNIRAFEALTGVNLIIDDTPEAVVLSCFDPVRRETARLTLEKLVSDGRIHPARIEEMYERSTREVEEAIKRAGEEALDDVGITDVHPEMVKVLGRLRYRTSYGQNVLKHLVESAHIGAGLAAELGVDPRLVKRCALMHDIGKAVTHEVEGSHALIGAELARRLKEPPEVVHAIESHHGEVEQRTIEAVLAQVADQISGGRPGARRESLETYVKRLERLEEICTSHSGVEKTFAMQAGREVRVMVKPESVDDLAAQVLARDIAKQVEEELQYPGQIKITVVRETRAVEFAK
- the miaA gene encoding tRNA (adenosine(37)-N6)-dimethylallyltransferase MiaA, translated to MTLLALVGPTASGKTEAGIALAERLAAEIVSVDSMLVYRRMDVGTAKPTTAQRARVPHHLLDVAEPGETFSVARFQELARAAVDDIERRGRRPLLVGGSGLYFRAVVDGLDFPGTDPEVRRELETEAVAVGARPLHDRLRSFDPAAAGKIEPANVRRTVRALEVAAVTGRPFSSYAEAWEEFPAGRVRAAGIGMDPAVLRERIEGRIRHMVAAGFVEEVRALVADGLGPSLTASQAIGYAEMVHHLAGRISLEDAVASTVKRTRALARRQMAWFRRDPRIRWFPVGPEGAKAVVDDLLEHYGDG
- the miaB gene encoding tRNA (N6-isopentenyl adenosine(37)-C2)-methylthiotransferase MiaB produces the protein MNAHDSERIAGLLQADGLVPTEEVGDAEVVVFNTCAVRENADNRLYGQLGHLKPLKDRNPGMRIVVAGCLAQKDQGTILERAPWVDVVVGTHALGSLMDLLDRARSDGPQMDVREYTEVFPSALPAVRGDRHRAWVSVSVGCDNRCTFCIVPLVRGAQRSRALGDVLAEVQGLARAGVVEVTLLGQNVNTYGRDITVPGSSRRPLFADLLRTVNEVEGIRRIRFTSPHPAHFTDDVIAAMAECERVCEHIHFPLQSGSDRVLHLMNRSYRQARYLAWVRRIRAAIPGIAMSTDIIVGFPGETEDDFRQTLCVVEEARFDSAYTFQYSPRAGTRAAGFEEQVPKEVVQERFERLVTLQEGISLQRNRALVGQTVEVLVEGEGRKGGPQGRTRTNKVVHFDGRAEPGEFLEVLVTAAHPHHLTARPVREPAAAAARS